In Oceaniferula flava, the DNA window CATTCTCCGGCCGATCGCGCTGGCCTCCAGGCCGGCGATGTGATCATTCGCTTCGATGGCTTCGAGGTCGATGCCTCGGCACCCGAGCACCTGCCGCTTTTCAACCGCATCGAGCTCGGCACGCCGGTCGGTAAGGAGGTGGAAATCCGATATCTTCGCGATGGCAAGGAGCACAGCACTAAATTGACCACCGTGGAGCGATCCAGCGCACGGGGCAAGGATGTGGCTCTCGATGCCTGGGGCATCACCGCGCGCGATCTCACCCAGCGCAGTGCCCTGGCATTGAAGCGGGAAAATACCGACGGCGTCCGTGTTTCCAGCATCAGCAAGGCAGGCCCATCCGCTTCGGCGAAACCCTCCCTGGCACCGGGAGATCTCATTCTCATGGTCAATCAACAAGCGGTCAAAACGCTGGCCGATTTGCAAAAAATCACCGCCGATCGCTTGAGCCAAAGAAGCAGCGAGCAGGCCGCGGTGGATACCATTGTGGAATTTGAACGCAAGGGACAGCTGTTAGCTACGATCGTGGAGCTGGGCAAGGGACCGAACACTTCAAACTCCACCGCCGCCCAGCACGCCTGGATCGGGTTGGAGACGCAGGTGATTACCAAAGAGCTTGCCAGCTTGTTAGGTATCGCAGGGAAGAAGGGGGTGCGCATTACCCAGATTATTCCCGGGTCCAAAGCCGCGGAGGCTGGGTTTGAAAAAGGAGATCTGATTCTCAAGGCCGACGGTCAGGTGATCCGCGCCAGCCGTGAGAGCGACAGCGATGTCTTCGAGAGCTTGATTCGCGAGTATCCGGTGGACGAGACGATTGTCTTCGATGTCGTTCGCGCCGGTCAGACGAAGAAAATCAAATGTCCGCTGGAACCGGCCCCCAAGCCGGCGAGAGAGTATCGCAAGCTGATCAACAAGACCCTCGAGTGCACCCTGCGCGCTCCGGCCAAGGACAATGCGGATGAGGCCGAGATCGATCGTGGAGTATACGTTGACAGTGTTGAGCGTGCCGGCTGGGCCGCTCTCGCAGGGCTGGCTGGCGGCGATGTGATTTTAAACATCGGCGGGAAAAAGGTCACCTCCCTTGAGATGCTGGAAAAGGAACTGGCTGACATCGAGGCGAAGCAAAATGACTACATCGTGCTGTTGGTCAAACGAGGAAAGCTGACACGTTTCGTCGAAATCCACCCCATCTGGAAAAAGTAACATCTACCATCATTCAACCGAACAACGATTATGAAACTACACCCACTCATCGCCGCAGCAGGCTTGGTTCTTGCTGCAATCGCCCCCGCCTCAGCGGACTTC includes these proteins:
- a CDS encoding PDZ domain-containing protein translates to MKQHLFSLGVFLLGGLSTMADPAVTDSVARSDQAVIDAAIAKVYPSLARIHVIMESAKDGRMQKTGGTGSGTIIHKDGYILTNHHVAGNGTRVWVRLSNKAKVDATVVGTDPQTDLCVIKMNMDQVPESMKPLPVAKFGDFETLSVGDTVMSMGSPAGVSQSVTLGVVANLEMIAPGNSRGLQQDGETVGELVRWIGHDAVIYFGNSGGPLVNLRGEIIGVNEIGLGSLGGAIPADIAKQVAHDLIEHGKVRRSWTGLMMQPRLESQQHETGVLTGAVVKHSPADRAGLQAGDVIIRFDGFEVDASAPEHLPLFNRIELGTPVGKEVEIRYLRDGKEHSTKLTTVERSSARGKDVALDAWGITARDLTQRSALALKRENTDGVRVSSISKAGPSASAKPSLAPGDLILMVNQQAVKTLADLQKITADRLSQRSSEQAAVDTIVEFERKGQLLATIVELGKGPNTSNSTAAQHAWIGLETQVITKELASLLGIAGKKGVRITQIIPGSKAAEAGFEKGDLILKADGQVIRASRESDSDVFESLIREYPVDETIVFDVVRAGQTKKIKCPLEPAPKPAREYRKLINKTLECTLRAPAKDNADEAEIDRGVYVDSVERAGWAALAGLAGGDVILNIGGKKVTSLEMLEKELADIEAKQNDYIVLLVKRGKLTRFVEIHPIWKK